A window of Mobiluncus massiliensis genomic DNA:
CAACAACAAGAAACCCACTACGAATATCACCAGGGTCAGCCACGGAATCGCCCTGCGGATAGGTTCGGGGAAAAACAGCGCCAGCAGCAGCAAGACGAAACCGGCAATGAGAATCCACACGCGATACTTTTCGGGCAAATCCGCGGAAACCACGATAAAGGTGGTAGCGGTAGAGACCAGGGCTGCTACGGCGACGACCATCGCCAGCAGCGAGGCCGCGGCGGTGAGAGCTCCGAGGAAAGACCCCAAGTAGGCTTGCACCAGGGCAGCCGTGGAATCTAAACGGTGGGTTTGCCCCAGGGAATACCCGTGGGCCAGCGTTGTTATCAACCCGGCTATCAGGACAAACGCCACAATCCACAGGGCCACCGCGGAAAAAATCGGTCCCGAATACGCAATCAGAGACGGAAAAACCGAGGCCGCAATGAGGGCTGGAAACCAAAATTTTGGTGCGAAGAAAGCCAGCTGGGTAAAGGTCTCCAGCCAACCCTCCTTCGGAGTCAGATTCTTCAGCACGTCTCAACTTTAGCCGCTCGGATTCAAACCGGAAAGAATTTCCCTACCCAACCCGTGAAATGTAGCCGAATTTGTGCCTTTCACGTTATGTTTTAAGAGTGCATTTTGTAATCATGGGCTGTGGCCGCGTCGGAACCACGCTGGCGAAAGCGATTGAGGACCGGGGACACACCCTGGCAATTATCGACAACAACACGGATTCTTTCCGCCGACTTTACAAGAATTTTCAAGGACAAAAGCTGACTGGTGAAGGGTACGACCGCAATACACAATTGCAGGCCGGTATCGAAGATGCCTACGCTTTTGCGGCGGTGGCTGATGATGACAATGCTAATATCCTGGCGGCACGCGTGGCCCGCGAGATTTATCACGTAAAGAAGGTGGTGGCGCGCATCTCCGATCCGCGGCGCGCCGAGGTTTATGAACGGTTGGGTATCCCCACCGTCGGCTCTGTGGATCGCACCGCCGCATTATTGCTGGCACGGGTGTTACCGCTACCCCCAGATGTCGTGTTTACCGAGGATACCGGGCACTTGAGCCTGTGCCGTGTTCCCGTGGGACCCAGCTGGGTCGGTCAGGAAGTTTCTGCTTTAGAGACTGAACTGGAGATTCGGGCCGCTTATGTGCTGCGTTTTTCTAAAGTTTTGATGGTTGAGGCCTCGACTGTGTTACAGGAAAACGACGAGTTGTTCTATTTTGTTTCCGAGTCTCAACGCGAAGCGGTGGCCTCCCGTTTAGCCCGGAATTTCAAGGAGTAAAGATGCTGATTGTTATTGCCGGGGCGGGCTCAATCGGCCGCTCCATCGCCAGGGAACTGCTAGCCAGGGGACATGAGGTCACAATCGCCGACTCGAGCCCCGAGGCGATGAAAGTTTCCTCTGTGCCGGAAGCAAACTGGATTCTGGGAGACTTATCCACTCCCGAAACGATGGAGCAAGCGGGCGGGGCGCAAGCTGATGTGGTCGTCGCAACTACCGGAAATGACCAGGCTAATCTGGTTATTGCGCTGCTGGCCAAGACTCAGTTCGGGGTGCCCCGCGTGGTCGGACGGATTAATAATCCCAAGAACGAGTGGATGTTCAATGAGTCTTGGGGCGTGGACGTGCCGATTTCTACCCCCCGGATGATGACTGCCCTGGTCGAGGAGGCTCTGAGCGTAGGTACCTTGGTGCCGATTTTCCGGTTCTTTAACTCCCACAACGGATTGTTCTCGATAGTCCTCTCCGCTGATTCCCCGGTTTTGGGTCGGCCCGCGGGCGAACTGGAGTGGCCGATAGGGGTTTTGTTGACCGCGGTTATTCAAGACGGGAAAGCGTTGGCTCCCCACGAGGTCGCGAGCTTACACGCTTCGGATCAGTTGCTGTTCCTGTTCCCCGAGCAAAATGAAGATACCGTTGAACAGGTCGGAAAAATATTGACGGCCGCGGATACCACGGATTCAGCTAGCACTGTCGGAGGTGTCGGCATTACCGGTGTCGGGGGTGTCGATGTCGGGAAGGCCGGAGTCGAGGAACTTCCCGTGGGTGCGGCGCAGCAGGAGCCAGCTGAGGTAGAGCGCCAAAGCGAATAGCGGCAAGCCCAACAAAATTTGGAAAGTTCCCAGCCAAGGTACGTTTCCAAGCAGGTAGAGAGGCGTTTTTACAGCCAGACGAAGCAGGAAAACGCCCAGCCAGATGACGGTCACAGCGTAGTATGCTTGCTTATCCGCTTTCAGTCTCGAATCTGTCCGCCAACTCAAACCTTGGGAACGAAACCACCCGACCAGCAGACCGATAACGGGAAAACGCACCAAAATCGACACCAAAATCACGCTGGCATAAACCGCGTTAATTATCAGGCTCATCAAAAAGTAGTTCTCACCTTTTCCGCTGAACATAGCCCAGAGCACACCAATGATGACGACCCAGAATCCCGCAAACGCCTGCATAATCGAGGAATGCCCAATGAGCCGCGCGATAATCAAGCCCACGGCAAAACCTAGGGAAACCGCCCCGGCCTTCATGACGTCCCAGCCAGCCACGAACGCCACCACGAAAACCAGCGTCGGCCCGATGGACTCGACTATGCCGCGCCACCCTCCTACCGCTTGGCGCAGGGAGAATTCTTCGGCGTCCAGTCTGCCCCCCATGTTACGACCCAGGGCATCCTTGAATTCGTTGAGTCCGGCTGTAACGGCTTCCTGGTCTTTTTCCTCGCTCATTTGTCCCCCAAGATGTGATAATCCGGGTTTATCAGTTCCACCCCGTCCTCGCCCTGCAGCGGGATTCCACACACTTGCAGGCGGCGTCCCAAGGTTACTCCGGGAACTTCCATACGTCCCAACCAGCGCACGTTGATGAACCCTCCTGCGGTCTCCAGGCAAATCCGGAAAGACGGCACGTCAGAAGGAGACAGAAAAGACCTGGAAAGCACGGTGCCGACCCGGGTTATCTGTTGACGCGGTGACATGGTGAACTCGCTTTGTTTGCGCTGCGGCTAGGCCTGCTGATCGCGCAGAGCCGCCAGCTGACGCGCCAAGTCGTCGGGCAAAACCACGGGAATGACCGAGCGGGGGCTCATAGGCCGGGAACCACGCACCACCACGACCTGACGGACAGCCTGTTCCAGGGCTTGTAAATCCGGGTCATCGGCTTGCACCATGCCGTTAAAGACCAGGCGCACAAACCAGTTCGGGCCGTCCACTCCGCAATAGCGAACCTGCACGCGCCCCCGGTTGCCTTGGGCGTCTTGCGCCGCTAACTGCACGAACAGTTCCGTGCCGAAACTGCCCTCGCGTTCGTCACAAGTGTTGCCCGCCGCGGTGGTTTCTCCGCGTACCTGCGCACGCAGCTCGGGCCACAAGCGTTTCGACTTAGGTGCGGCTACCGCCAGCAGCTCTACCGCCGCCTTACCAATCTGCATGGTCAGAGAGCCAAAAGTTTTTTCGTCCAGGGGGGATTCGGGATGAACCGCCAACCCAGGAATCTGGGGCAGCAAGAACACTCCAAAGTCCGCATACTGGGAGGTGTCCTGATCACCAAGTTGTTTGACGTCCAGGGGTCCTGCGGGTTGCTCTTTTGTCCCCGGAACGTCAGACGCGGTCGACACCGAGGCGGATGTATCCGTTTTATTCTCGCTGGCGGAATCGTCCTCGAGCTCACTGGGGGATTCATCCGTCTTACGTTTCTTAGAGAACAGTCCCATCAGGCTACACCCGCACAATCCATGCACACCGGCTGGCCGTTTTCTTCCCCGGCCAGCTGGGACGCATGATGCACAATGAAGCATTGCGAACACACGAATTCATCGTCTTGCTTGGGAACTACGCGAACTGAGAGTTCTTCGTTGGAAAGGTCCGCGCCAGGCAACTCGAAGGAATCCGCAGCTTCATTTTCGTCCTCATCAACGGAAGCATCTTCGGAATTTTTTCGCTGAGTTTTTAACTCCTCGAGAGATTCCTCCGGGTTTTCCTCGTCTCGCTTGCGCGGGGCATCGTAATCGGTAGCCATTGCACTCCCTTAAAATAATAGTTTTGGTGCGTCGCGATATTAGCACTACTTTAAGGAAATTGCGACCTCTCGGCAACGCTACGGCGGGTTGACGTGAAAACTGCCTATGATTTTGGCAATGTTTAGTTTAGGAGGAAATATGCGCAGTCTTTCTTTGCTTGGAATTCATACTGACGGCGAACACCTTGTCTTGGTTGACACAGACGGTGAGCGCTTTCTTTTACCCCTAGACGAAGAGTTGCGCTCCATTGTGCGCCAACAGCGCCGGAAAGTGGTGGCGGCCCTGTCTGCCTCTGACACTCAGGACTTGCGTCCCAAAGACATCCAAACCTTGATTCGCGGCGGCGCCACCGCCCAAGAAGTCGCCACTAGCGCCGGTCTGGACTTGGATCAGGTCAAACGCTACGAAGCTCCGGTTATGGCGGAACGGATTTATGCCGCCCGTCAGGCTCAAGAAACTCGTGTAGCTCCGGACAAAGATGCTCCGGCCTTAGGTGAACTGGTGATAGACCGCCTGGCCACCCGCGGGGTCAGCCCATCTTCACTAATTTGGGATGCGACTCGGCAGCCCGGCGAAAATTGGCTGGTCCACCTGGAGTTTGTCCAGGATGCCAAAGCACTGGAGGCGAACTGGGATTTTGACCATGAAAACCGCACGTTGACGGCGTTGGATGAACAGGCGCGCTGGCTGACAGAGACAGCCACCCCGGCCGGTTCGGACGCTCTGTTGAGCCGGGGACATTTTCATTTCGGTTCCACCCCAGAGGCCGAGGCCTCCCCCACCACGGCTACGAAAACCGTCCCGGCACAGTCTGCGGAAACCAGCGCTACCGAAGCCTTGCTCGATGAGCTCAATGCCGCCCGGGGAACCCGTCTTTCCGTAGTGACCGGCGATGAAGAGGACGATGTTTCCGCGATGGAGGCCGCTATTGCCTCCGGGTTTGCCCCCGATGCTGAGGCCACGCCGCCAGCCGCCCCCGCCTCGGACGTCGCTTCGTCCCAGCCCGATGCAGACGTTCTATCCCTCGATGCCGCGAAGCGCCAGTCCTCCAAATCTGCTCAGCCACCCGCGCAGCACACAGAAACCGGCGTCCTGCCGGGGATGGAAGATTTGCAGCCGAATCCGGCTTCAGCCCCCGCCGACAGCGGTAAACACACCGCGCGTCGGGGACGTGCCGCCATGCCCTCTTGGGACGAAATTTTATTCGGCTCTAAAGCCGACTGAGATAGACTCTCAGCTGCAATAACGCAGCATCGGGACGCGCATTTCCGCTTCGCTCAAGCCACCGTGCAGGCCTTTCATCTGGAATACCTGACTTTTGAAAAAGCGTGAATCCAAGGTCTGACCCGTCCCCGCAGCGAATACCACCACGTCTCCCAACAGTTCCGCCCGGCGCACCGTGGTGCCGTTATAGGAGGCAAATAACGTCTCAGTTTCGCCGCGATTTAAGACTTTGGCTGGCCCCAACAGCGTCTGCAGACTAACTTGCAGCGCCGCGGCGGCTCCCGGTTTGGCGTGGAGGTGCAAGGCGCGTCCCTCTCCGCTGGCGTCCGCAATGAATTCTGCCGCCGCAGTGTTCGCCAAATCCACGGTGACCTCTGGGGACGTGTTTAACATGCCGTGGTCCGCGGTAACGATTACCCTCACGCCAGGAGCCAGACTGTCCAGCATGATTCCAATGGCGCGATCAGCCTTTTCCAGGTTTTTCACCCATTTATCCGACCCCACCCCGTAACCATGTCCGGCATGATCGACTTCTGCCATATAGAAATATGTCAGTCCTCCCTGCTTGGACACGGTTGCGGCGTCACGGGCTCGCGCATCCAAGTTTTCCGAAGCCACATACGTGGCGCCCCGCAGGGCAGCTCGTGTCAGTCCACCACCGATAAATTTTTTCGGCCCCAACGCAAAAGCCGGAATTTTCGCCGCGTTCAGGCGTTCAAACCAAGTCGGTTCGGTTTGGAATTCCTCCACCCTTCCCGGGTACTCCTCGAAAGTAATCAAGCTAAATTTCGCCCGTGCTACCGGGTCTATCAGCTGATAGGACAACATATTGTGACGTCCGGGGGCCAGCCCGGTCAGGGTGGAAGTAATAGCGGCTGCGGTAGTGGAGGGGCACACGCTGCGGCCGGTCGGAGGCTGCCCTGAGGCGGCGGCGTTTTTCACCAAAGCGCGTAAGTTCGGCGCGTGTCCCAAATATTCGTTCAGGTTCCACCACCCCAGTCCGTCAATCAACACGAGGACGATGGGAGCACCAGCGGGGTTGCCAGCCGCATCAGGTTCCACAGGCAGTCCCCGGGGCAAGGGAGACCAGCCGGCAGCCGCGAACTCGCTTTCCAGTAGGGCATCGAGGCGTAAATCAGGATCGTTCGCAGCCATGATTTCGGTGTGAAATTCCGTCTCACTCACCCTTCCATTCAATCATTTCCGGCCTCGCCGGTGTGGCAAGCGGCGCAAGAGCGGGAAACTTCGTAAGAATTGATGTCATGTCTGACTCCTCCCTCGAACGCATCCAAGACATCGACATTAACGAGGAAATGGAGCACTCCTTCCTGGAATATGCCTATTCAGTCATTCACGCGCGCGCCCTGCCCGATGCGAAAGACGGGCTGAAACCGGTCCAGCGCCGCATCCTGTTCCAGATGAAACAGATGGGCTTGACCCCGGACAAGGGGCACGTGAAGTCGCAGCGCGTCGTGGGCGACGTCATGGGCAAACTGCACCCGCACGGAGACTCAGCCATCTACGATGCCCTGGTGCGTCTAGCACAGCCTTTCACCATGCGTGTGCCGCTTATCGACGGTCACGGCAACTTTGGTTCGCTGGATGACGGTCCTGCCGCCGCGCGCTACACCGAGGCTCGTCTGGCTCCCGCCGCCCTGGCTCTGGTGGATGACTTGGACGAGGACGTTGTCGACTTTGTGCCGAACTATGACAATCAGCTCACCCAGCCTGCGGTACTCCCCGCCGCTTTCCCGAACCTGCTGGTCAACGGCGCGAACGGTATCGCGGTAGGCATGGCCACCAACATTCCACCCCACAATGTAGGCGAAACCATCAACGCCGCTATCTACCTGCTGGATCATCCGCAAGCCGATACCGCGGAACTGATGAAATATTGCCCCGGCCCGGACCTTCCCGGCGGCGGAATTATTGTGGGCTTGGACGGAATCCGCGAAGCCTACGATACCGGCAGAGGTATCTTCACCACTCGTGCCCGGGCCACAATCGAGCAAGTCACTGCCCGTAAGCGCGGCATTGTCATTACTGAACTGCCTTACCAAGTCGGCCCCGAAAGGGTCGCGGAAAAGTTGAAAGAAACCGTCAGCTCCGGCAAGGTCAAAGGCGTTTCGGGCTGGCAGGATTTGTCCGACCGGACTCACGGAATGCGCCTGGTAGTCGAAGTCAAGAACGGTTTTCATCCCGAAGCTGTTTTAGCTTCGCTGTACAAGTACACTCCCCTGCAGGAATCTTTCGGCATCAATACCGTCGCCTTGGTCGATGGTCAGCCGCGCACGCTGGGTCTGAAAGCAGCGCTGCAGGTGTTCGTCGACCACCGTGTCGAGGTCACGCGCCGGCGCAGCGAATTCCGCCTAAAGAAAAAGCAAGAACGCCTGCATCTGGTCGATGGGTTGCTCATTGCCGTACTGAACCTGGATGAAGTCATCGAGGTCATTCGGACTTCGGATGATTCCACCGCGGCCCGCCAACGTTTGATGGCGGTATTCGATTTGTCCGAAGCCCAAGCGGAGTTCATCCTCGAGTTGCGGTTGCGCCGTTTAACCAAGTTTTCCCGGCTGGAACTGGAGGCAGAAGCTGACGAGCTACGCCAAGCGATTGCCGAGCTGGAACAGATTTTGGCCTCCACGGAAAAACTGCATGACGTAGTGCGAACTGATTTGCGTCAGACCGCTGCGAAGCTGTCCACGCCGCGGCGTACCGTGTTGATGGAAGAGGACGGTTCGGCTGTGGCGGCCTCCGAAGATGCCGCGCTGCCGGTTTTGGGGGCGATGACGGTTACGGATGTGCCCTTGGAGGTCCCCGATGTGCCGTGCCGGATTGTCCTGGGTGCCGACGGGCGGGCTATCCGCTTGGCTCATACCGGTCCCGTTACGCGCTTGGAGGGATTCAACAGCACAGTCGCCGGCTCTATCCTGACCCATACACGCGGGTCTTTCGGTGTCGTCACCTCGTCGGGTTTTGTGGTGCGTCTGGACGTGTTGAATCTTCCTCCGGGGGAAAAGTCCCCGCTGGCGGGCTCTGCCAGCTCCGGCGATGCCGGGTCCACAGATTCGGCTCAAACGGCGAGCGGGGAGGCCAACGTTGTGGAGAGCCTCGCAGAAAGCGCACCCCCCTGGTCCTTTGACGGCGCTCCGCAACTGTCAGCCGCAGCTCGATTGGAGGATGGGGAAACCGTGGTCGGCATCCTCACCTTGGACGGGGATGAAACGGTAGGAATGATGACCGAACAGGGCATCGTGAAGCGGATGCGGCCAGACTATCCCAGTACCCAAAACCGATTCACCATCATCAATCTGGAAGGCACGGACCAGCTGGTCTACGCCGGAGCTTGCCCGGACGACGCCCAAATCGTGATGATTTCAACGGATGCTCAGCTATTGCGCACCCCAGCAAATAAAGTTCGGCCCCAGGGCCGCAACGCGGGCGGGGTCGCGGGCATGAGCCTGAAAGACCATACGCAGGTCATTGCCGGAGCTATCGTCCCTGATGAGCTGGTATCGGCCACCACCGTAGCTACTGTCGCCGCCATTATGAACGCCATGCCCGGAGCAAATCAAAGTTCCATTAAACTCACGCCTTTAGATTGCTATCCCGTGAAGGGGCGGGGCGCACAAGGGGTGCGAGTGCAGCGTTTCCTCAAGGGCGAGTACGCGCTCGATATGGCCTTTGTCGGTCCGGATCCGATTCATGCCGTAGATGCCAAAGGAAAGCCGGTCAAGCTGCCGGAGTTGGATGAACGCCGCGACGGTTCCGGCTCGAACTTAAAATCTAACATCGCCTATTTCGGTTGATACCGGATTTTAATATATTTTCTTTTCGGCCTGGTGGAGTCCGCCTAGGACGGTGGCGTTACGCTCGCGACGGGGTTTAGGGAGTCTTACGCCCCGTATTTCTCTCCTTTTTAGTCGGCAGCGCGGCGGCTGACTGACGGTTCATCTGGGCGACTTCTTCGCGTAAAACTGTGGGGTCCACGGGTTTTTGTTCCTCGGCAGGCAGGTTCACCACCCACTCGGTAGAGCCTCCCGTAACTTCATACCCAAAATCAGTATAAAGTTTTGCGACTTCAGTCGGGTTTTCTTGATCCAACCCCACCGCCGCGAACTGCATTCCCGATTCCTGGTAAGCCGCAATGGCGTGTGACAGCAGTGCGGCGGCGACCTGGGTTTCCGCATAATCGGGCAGGACTCCCAGGATTTCGGTATAACCTTGGGTGAACCCCATCGCCTCCCAGTCCTGCTCGTAGCGAGCGGAAAGCAGATAACCGGCGACCTCAGCGACATCGCTGGACTTGTCCAAGGCAATAAAAGACCACTGTGGAGCAAAGAAAGGCCGATTCGACTGCCACGTTTGCAGATCTTGGGCGGGAGCCCCCGTCGCCAGAGCCATCAGCTCATTGTGAGCCCGGCGCACATGGTCATCGAAATCCGCAGACCACGGGATAATTTCCAGATACTGGCCGGGTGCCACCAGTTCCCCCGGTGCTGCCAAATCTCGGCGCAGTTCCAGGTAAGTATGGGCGGGCTGAAAACCATTTTCCTGCAGTTGGTGCGCAGCATCTCTCGCCGCTCGATCCACGAAACACACAATCTGGGCCGGTCGCGGCTTATCCGCCAGCATGGCGTGAGCGGTTTGAACTTCCCATTGGAAAATGATGGAACCGACTCCGCGATTCCGCCAACTCGCCTCCACGCCTCCGGAACAAACCGCCTGGAATCCATCGGTTTCCTCGACACGCACGATGGCGTAGGCGACCATCCGCGAGTCCTGATCCCAGGCGCTCAGGCCACAAAAATCGGATTGAAAAATCGAATCAACTTCTGCCTGCGAAGTGCGATAGGGCGGATTGTCGATACGTTCCATATCGACTATGAGCCGCATCAGGTCCCGCTTATGCGCGGCTTCCAGCGGTTTCCAGGTGATGCCTGGAGTGGCGGCTGGATACGCAAAAAGTTGAGCCAAATCTCTCCCTCGCTTGTTAGGAGCCGTTGCCGTGAGCTTGGTTAATGTGACCGGTGAAAAAACCGCATATCAACCTGGGGCTTATCTGACGATTCTAGGCGTCAATCATCTCGGCGTCCAACTTGGAGGCTCCCTCGATGATGAATTCCCGCCGCGGCGGCACCGCCGAACCCATCAACAGTTCAAAGACTTCTTCCGCCCGGTTAACAGCGGCTTCATCACTTAAACGGATTCTCCGCAGCGTGCGATGTACCGGATCCATGGTCGTTTCCGCCAGCTGGTCGGCGTCCATTTCGCCCAGGCCCTTGTAGCGCTGGATGGGTTCCTTATAGGTTCGCCCAGTCCGCTCCAGTTTCCCCAGTTCTTTGTGGAGCTGTTCCTCGGAATAGGTGTAGCGGAACTCGCCCGGCGTCTTGCCTTTCGCGTTGACCTGAATCCGGTGCAGCGGCGGGACGGCCGCAAAAACCCGACCTGCGGCAATCATGGGCCGCATATAGCGGAAGAACAGGGTCAACAGCAGCGTGCGGATATGAGCCCCGTCCACGTCCGCATCCGTCATCATGATGACTTTGCCGTACCGGGCTTGTGAAATGTCAAAAGTGCGCCCCGACCCGGCCCCGAGAACCTGGATAATCGCCGCGCACTCCGCGTTCGCCAGCATCTGGGCGGTTCCGGTCTTTTGCACGTTGAGGATTTTGCCGCGAATCGGGAACAGGGCTTGAAATTCGGAGTTCCGGGCGGCTTTCGCGGTGCCGAGCGCGGAATCGCCCTCCACGATAAACAGCTCGGATTTCTCGACGTCGTCGCTGCGGCAATCCACAAGTTTCGTCGGAAGGGTCGAGGTTTCCAGCGCGTTTTTCCGCCGCGTGATTTCTTTGGACAGCCGGGCGGACAGGCGCGAACGCATCTCGGCTACGATTTTGTCCAGAAGGGCGGAAACTTGGTTCTTGTCCTCGCGTTTCCGGGAATTCAGCTTCGATTCGAGGCCCTCAGTCACGACTTTGGTCACAATCGGCTTGACTTTAGCGCTGCCCAGGGCTTCTTTCGTTTGCCCTTCGAATTCAGGTTCGGGCAGGCGCACGGTGATGATGGCGGTCATGCCCGCCAGAATGTCCTCTTTCTCGATTTTCGATTCTTTACTGCCCAGTTTCAGGCGCCGCGAGTTGGCTTGGATTGCCGCGCGTAGGGTTTTCACCAGTCCCGCCTCAAATCCGGCCAGGTGCGTGCCGCCGACCGGGGTCTCGATAATGTTCACGTAGCTTTGTTCCACGGTGTCATAGCCCACTCCCCAGCGCAGCGCCACGTCGACCTCGCAGGTGCGTTCCATCTCTTTAGGCTCCAGGTGACCCGTCTTTTGGTTCGGCACTTGCACAATCTCCGTAAAGGTACCGCTCCCCTGCAACTGCCAGGTGTCAGTGATGGCCCGGTCCGGCGCGAGATAGTCCACAAAGTCGACCGTACCGCCCTTGTGCAAGAACGTGTCGGTGAGAGTTTCCTCCCCGCGCAAGTCGGTGACGGTGATGGCTAGGCCGGGAACTAGGAACGAGGTTTTGCGCGCCCGGTTGGACAGGTCCTCGTAACTGAAGTCAACGTCCTTGGGGAAAATCTGATAATCCGCCCAGAACCGTACCCGCGTCCCGGTGATACCTTTCTTAACCTTGCCGAGTTTCGTCAACTTGGAGGAATCCTCGAAAGGCCGGAAAGCGTTGTTGGGGTTCAGT
This region includes:
- a CDS encoding TrkA family potassium uptake protein codes for the protein MHFVIMGCGRVGTTLAKAIEDRGHTLAIIDNNTDSFRRLYKNFQGQKLTGEGYDRNTQLQAGIEDAYAFAAVADDDNANILAARVAREIYHVKKVVARISDPRRAEVYERLGIPTVGSVDRTAALLLARVLPLPPDVVFTEDTGHLSLCRVPVGPSWVGQEVSALETELEIRAAYVLRFSKVLMVEASTVLQENDELFYFVSESQREAVASRLARNFKE
- a CDS encoding TrkA family potassium uptake protein, with protein sequence MLIVIAGAGSIGRSIARELLARGHEVTIADSSPEAMKVSSVPEANWILGDLSTPETMEQAGGAQADVVVATTGNDQANLVIALLAKTQFGVPRVVGRINNPKNEWMFNESWGVDVPISTPRMMTALVEEALSVGTLVPIFRFFNSHNGLFSIVLSADSPVLGRPAGELEWPIGVLLTAVIQDGKALAPHEVASLHASDQLLFLFPEQNEDTVEQVGKILTAADTTDSASTVGGVGITGVGGVDVGKAGVEELPVGAAQQEPAEVERQSE
- a CDS encoding DUF3710 domain-containing protein, whose translation is MGLFSKKRKTDESPSELEDDSASENKTDTSASVSTASDVPGTKEQPAGPLDVKQLGDQDTSQYADFGVFLLPQIPGLAVHPESPLDEKTFGSLTMQIGKAAVELLAVAAPKSKRLWPELRAQVRGETTAAGNTCDEREGSFGTELFVQLAAQDAQGNRGRVQVRYCGVDGPNWFVRLVFNGMVQADDPDLQALEQAVRQVVVVRGSRPMSPRSVIPVVLPDDLARQLAALRDQQA
- a CDS encoding DUF4193 domain-containing protein; the encoded protein is MATDYDAPRKRDEENPEESLEELKTQRKNSEDASVDEDENEAADSFELPGADLSNEELSVRVVPKQDDEFVCSQCFIVHHASQLAGEENGQPVCMDCAGVA
- the sepH gene encoding septation protein SepH, which translates into the protein MRSLSLLGIHTDGEHLVLVDTDGERFLLPLDEELRSIVRQQRRKVVAALSASDTQDLRPKDIQTLIRGGATAQEVATSAGLDLDQVKRYEAPVMAERIYAARQAQETRVAPDKDAPALGELVIDRLATRGVSPSSLIWDATRQPGENWLVHLEFVQDAKALEANWDFDHENRTLTALDEQARWLTETATPAGSDALLSRGHFHFGSTPEAEASPTTATKTVPAQSAETSATEALLDELNAARGTRLSVVTGDEEDDVSAMEAAIASGFAPDAEATPPAAPASDVASSQPDADVLSLDAAKRQSSKSAQPPAQHTETGVLPGMEDLQPNPASAPADSGKHTARRGRAAMPSWDEILFGSKAD
- a CDS encoding alkaline phosphatase family protein; translated protein: MSETEFHTEIMAANDPDLRLDALLESEFAAAGWSPLPRGLPVEPDAAGNPAGAPIVLVLIDGLGWWNLNEYLGHAPNLRALVKNAAASGQPPTGRSVCPSTTAAAITSTLTGLAPGRHNMLSYQLIDPVARAKFSLITFEEYPGRVEEFQTEPTWFERLNAAKIPAFALGPKKFIGGGLTRAALRGATYVASENLDARARDAATVSKQGGLTYFYMAEVDHAGHGYGVGSDKWVKNLEKADRAIGIMLDSLAPGVRVIVTADHGMLNTSPEVTVDLANTAAAEFIADASGEGRALHLHAKPGAAAALQVSLQTLLGPAKVLNRGETETLFASYNGTTVRRAELLGDVVVFAAGTGQTLDSRFFKSQVFQMKGLHGGLSEAEMRVPMLRYCS
- a CDS encoding DNA topoisomerase IV subunit A, with product MSDSSLERIQDIDINEEMEHSFLEYAYSVIHARALPDAKDGLKPVQRRILFQMKQMGLTPDKGHVKSQRVVGDVMGKLHPHGDSAIYDALVRLAQPFTMRVPLIDGHGNFGSLDDGPAAARYTEARLAPAALALVDDLDEDVVDFVPNYDNQLTQPAVLPAAFPNLLVNGANGIAVGMATNIPPHNVGETINAAIYLLDHPQADTAELMKYCPGPDLPGGGIIVGLDGIREAYDTGRGIFTTRARATIEQVTARKRGIVITELPYQVGPERVAEKLKETVSSGKVKGVSGWQDLSDRTHGMRLVVEVKNGFHPEAVLASLYKYTPLQESFGINTVALVDGQPRTLGLKAALQVFVDHRVEVTRRRSEFRLKKKQERLHLVDGLLIAVLNLDEVIEVIRTSDDSTAARQRLMAVFDLSEAQAEFILELRLRRLTKFSRLELEAEADELRQAIAELEQILASTEKLHDVVRTDLRQTAAKLSTPRRTVLMEEDGSAVAASEDAALPVLGAMTVTDVPLEVPDVPCRIVLGADGRAIRLAHTGPVTRLEGFNSTVAGSILTHTRGSFGVVTSSGFVVRLDVLNLPPGEKSPLAGSASSGDAGSTDSAQTASGEANVVESLAESAPPWSFDGAPQLSAAARLEDGETVVGILTLDGDETVGMMTEQGIVKRMRPDYPSTQNRFTIINLEGTDQLVYAGACPDDAQIVMISTDAQLLRTPANKVRPQGRNAGGVAGMSLKDHTQVIAGAIVPDELVSATTVATVAAIMNAMPGANQSSIKLTPLDCYPVKGRGAQGVRVQRFLKGEYALDMAFVGPDPIHAVDAKGKPVKLPELDERRDGSGSNLKSNIAYFG
- a CDS encoding N-acetyltransferase codes for the protein MAQLFAYPAATPGITWKPLEAAHKRDLMRLIVDMERIDNPPYRTSQAEVDSIFQSDFCGLSAWDQDSRMVAYAIVRVEETDGFQAVCSGGVEASWRNRGVGSIIFQWEVQTAHAMLADKPRPAQIVCFVDRAARDAAHQLQENGFQPAHTYLELRRDLAAPGELVAPGQYLEIIPWSADFDDHVRRAHNELMALATGAPAQDLQTWQSNRPFFAPQWSFIALDKSSDVAEVAGYLLSARYEQDWEAMGFTQGYTEILGVLPDYAETQVAAALLSHAIAAYQESGMQFAAVGLDQENPTEVAKLYTDFGYEVTGGSTEWVVNLPAEEQKPVDPTVLREEVAQMNRQSAAALPTKKERNTGRKTP
- a CDS encoding DNA topoisomerase IV subunit B, yielding MVSAKDVSDYSAHHLSVLEGLEAVRKRPAMYIGSTDRRGLMHCLWEIIDNSVDEALAGFCDHIEVVLYPDHSAEVRDNGRGVPIDEVPGTGLSGVEVVYTKLHAGGKFDAGLYKVAGGLHGVGASVVNALSARMDVAVDRGGYTHGLQFRRGEPGVFSDTGELNPNNAFRPFEDSSKLTKLGKVKKGITGTRVRFWADYQIFPKDVDFSYEDLSNRARKTSFLVPGLAITVTDLRGEETLTDTFLHKGGTVDFVDYLAPDRAITDTWQLQGSGTFTEIVQVPNQKTGHLEPKEMERTCEVDVALRWGVGYDTVEQSYVNIIETPVGGTHLAGFEAGLVKTLRAAIQANSRRLKLGSKESKIEKEDILAGMTAIITVRLPEPEFEGQTKEALGSAKVKPIVTKVVTEGLESKLNSRKREDKNQVSALLDKIVAEMRSRLSARLSKEITRRKNALETSTLPTKLVDCRSDDVEKSELFIVEGDSALGTAKAARNSEFQALFPIRGKILNVQKTGTAQMLANAECAAIIQVLGAGSGRTFDISQARYGKVIMMTDADVDGAHIRTLLLTLFFRYMRPMIAAGRVFAAVPPLHRIQVNAKGKTPGEFRYTYSEEQLHKELGKLERTGRTYKEPIQRYKGLGEMDADQLAETTMDPVHRTLRRIRLSDEAAVNRAEEVFELLMGSAVPPRREFIIEGASKLDAEMIDA